A section of the Streptomyces sp. Je 1-369 genome encodes:
- a CDS encoding roadblock/LC7 domain-containing protein — protein MSPSQAAQNLNWLITNFVDNTPGVSHTVVVSADGLLLAMSEGFPRDRADQLAAVASGLTSLTAGASRIFEGGAVTQTVVEMERGFLFLMSVSDGSSLAVLAHPECDIGLVGYEMALLVDRAGAVLTPDLRAELQGSLLH, from the coding sequence TTGAGTCCGAGCCAGGCGGCACAGAATCTGAACTGGTTGATCACGAACTTCGTGGACAACACCCCCGGGGTGTCCCACACGGTCGTGGTCTCCGCCGACGGCCTTCTTCTGGCGATGTCCGAAGGCTTCCCGAGGGACCGCGCCGACCAGCTCGCCGCGGTCGCCTCCGGGCTGACCTCCCTCACCGCCGGGGCCTCCCGGATCTTCGAGGGCGGGGCCGTCACCCAGACCGTGGTGGAGATGGAGCGGGGGTTCCTCTTCCTCATGTCGGTCTCCGACGGCTCGTCCCTGGCCGTGCTCGCACACCCCGAGTGCGACATCGGCCTCGTCGGGTACGAGATGGCCCTCCTCGTCGACCGCGCGGGTGCCGTCCTCACCCCGGACCTCCGCGCCGAGCTGCAGGGCAGCCTGCTCCACTAG
- a CDS encoding sensor histidine kinase codes for MQGRFKRDGKGSPQADRGRGDAPAEPERGSSPQHAQNPGPGSPGDSGPGAARQGAVGSGSTAAPAKGKSKSKGKSSSGAATPPGPGSRIALRNWRISTRLVSLLALPVITATSLGALRINSSLDEIEQLDNMKLLTEMTKQATELAAALQEERDKSAGPLAHGASASDYTVKGARDKTDRVYRNFLQGTQDLNDTDGEKGLLGVRHSAVQITQQLQGINDVRKKAFQDEKSTSQTVEAYSQLVEQLLKLSQDMAQATSNPDMIQRTRSLAAFSSAKEYASVQRAIIAAALPANDSGYGKISETDRTFGLSANEKERSELQTFSKIYAGNAGELTKPIDGGNPTVKAANEYAKRVLEQEGGIKLQDKRSYKDWIDNDTTKIDAMAKIELTLLGEMEQKARELRNESEQSAILNGALILLVLGVSLVGAFVVARSMIRSLRRLQDTATKVAQDRLPELVKQLSESDPQDVDTSVESVGVHSRDEIGQVAAAFDDVHREAVRLAAEQALLRGNVNAMFTNLSRRSQGLIQRQLSLISELESREADPDQLSSLFKLDHLATRMRRNGENLLVLAGEEPGRRWTRPVPLVDVLRAAASEVEQYERIELSSVPATEVAGRVVNDLVHLLAELLENATSFSSPQTKVKVTGHALPDGRVLIEIHDTGIGLSPEDLAAINERLASPPTVDVSVSRRMGLFVVGRLSQRHGIRIQLRPSDSGGTTALVMLPVDVAQGGKKMPGKPGAPGATGGPAAAQAAAGAAAARRGVGPGGNGGPGQGGGPGRGGPALGGGPGGGGQGGPGLLGAGAPRQQVAGTGPRAALPSRDTGQQRPQGGPQAGAPQASGPQSGQPMAPQGNQPMGGRGNQPQAGPPQGGRGGNAPQPPVPQQRTNAMNPPSDSGDQGRRPQLPPRGGPRAELPGGNPQPRVPSWSDENAQPQVSREPFDTPRGHEEHETSGQFPQPTAAPDDRQGPGSTAEFARPDFDGPPPGTSAPQDTGSTGQFVRSDVFGGSGAPRRNQQPGRPTPPQHQNQQQQQDQGNGFAQQQQQQQQQQQQGGRENPDYTVPRPPAARRGQGDPNQGLPQQPGRQDQLNQQQNPLNQQNEQAQQQNPLGQHEDPLNPQQPLPPGGPGDGRTPLFDTLETNWFQQQQNQQNQHAAQQQPAPQEPQEHQNRRPAQQEQPGGPSREGGPRQAPEPARHQAPEPPQRPLPSRPQRQDPAAAPAEPGGTDGAGMPGGWRSSPNDELGRQAERVRQPSAGGVTTSGLPRRVPRANLVAGTAQQQQESTGPQVSRAPEEVRGRLTNLRRGIQQGRQAGTGQTGSFPTHQQER; via the coding sequence GTGCAGGGACGTTTCAAGAGGGATGGCAAGGGGTCTCCCCAGGCCGACCGCGGCCGAGGGGATGCTCCGGCGGAGCCGGAGCGCGGCTCCTCGCCCCAGCACGCCCAGAACCCCGGCCCGGGCTCGCCCGGCGACAGCGGCCCCGGCGCCGCGCGCCAAGGTGCCGTCGGCAGCGGCTCGACGGCCGCCCCGGCCAAGGGCAAGAGCAAGAGCAAGGGCAAGAGTTCGTCCGGAGCCGCGACGCCCCCCGGCCCCGGTTCGCGAATAGCCCTGCGCAACTGGCGCATCTCCACCCGACTCGTCTCGCTGCTCGCGCTCCCCGTGATCACCGCGACCTCGCTCGGCGCACTCCGCATCAACTCGTCCCTGGACGAGATCGAGCAGCTCGACAACATGAAGCTGCTCACCGAGATGACCAAGCAGGCCACGGAGCTGGCCGCCGCGCTCCAGGAGGAGCGCGACAAGTCCGCGGGCCCCCTCGCGCACGGCGCGAGCGCCTCGGACTACACGGTCAAGGGCGCGCGGGACAAGACCGACCGCGTCTACCGGAACTTCCTCCAGGGCACCCAGGACCTCAACGACACCGACGGCGAGAAGGGCCTCCTCGGCGTCCGGCACAGCGCGGTCCAGATCACCCAGCAGCTCCAGGGCATCAACGACGTCCGCAAGAAGGCCTTCCAGGACGAGAAGTCCACCTCGCAGACCGTCGAGGCCTACAGCCAGCTCGTCGAGCAGCTCCTGAAGCTGTCGCAGGACATGGCGCAGGCGACGAGCAACCCGGACATGATCCAGCGGACGCGTTCGCTGGCCGCCTTCTCCTCCGCCAAGGAGTACGCGTCCGTCCAGCGCGCGATCATCGCCGCGGCCCTGCCCGCCAACGACAGCGGCTACGGCAAGATCTCCGAGACCGACCGCACCTTCGGCCTCAGCGCCAACGAAAAGGAGCGCTCGGAGCTCCAGACCTTCAGCAAGATCTACGCGGGCAACGCCGGTGAGCTGACCAAGCCCATCGACGGCGGCAACCCCACGGTCAAGGCCGCCAACGAGTACGCCAAGCGCGTCCTCGAGCAGGAGGGCGGCATCAAGCTCCAGGACAAGCGGTCCTACAAGGACTGGATCGACAACGACACGACCAAGATCGACGCGATGGCGAAGATCGAGCTGACGCTTCTCGGCGAGATGGAGCAGAAGGCTCGCGAGCTGCGCAACGAGTCGGAGCAGTCGGCCATCCTCAACGGTGCGCTGATCCTGCTCGTGCTCGGCGTCTCGCTCGTCGGCGCGTTCGTCGTGGCCCGGTCCATGATCCGCTCGCTGCGCCGCCTCCAGGACACCGCGACCAAGGTCGCCCAGGACCGCCTGCCCGAGCTGGTCAAGCAGCTCTCGGAGTCGGACCCGCAGGACGTGGACACGTCGGTGGAGTCCGTGGGCGTGCACTCGCGCGACGAGATCGGCCAGGTGGCCGCGGCCTTCGACGACGTGCACCGCGAGGCCGTCCGCCTCGCCGCCGAGCAGGCCCTTCTGCGGGGCAACGTCAACGCGATGTTCACCAACCTCTCGCGCCGTTCGCAGGGCCTCATCCAGCGCCAGCTCTCGCTCATCTCCGAGCTGGAGTCGCGCGAGGCCGACCCGGACCAGCTGTCCTCGCTCTTCAAGCTCGACCACCTCGCCACGCGTATGCGCCGTAACGGTGAGAACCTGCTGGTTCTGGCCGGTGAAGAGCCCGGTCGCCGGTGGACCAGGCCCGTTCCGCTCGTCGACGTGCTGCGTGCCGCCGCGTCCGAGGTGGAGCAGTACGAGCGCATCGAGCTCTCCTCGGTCCCCGCGACCGAGGTCGCGGGACGCGTCGTCAACGACCTCGTGCACCTCCTCGCCGAGCTGCTCGAGAACGCGACGTCGTTCTCCTCGCCGCAGACCAAGGTCAAGGTCACCGGTCACGCACTGCCCGACGGGCGTGTGCTCATCGAGATCCACGACACCGGTATCGGCCTCTCGCCCGAGGACCTCGCGGCGATCAACGAGCGGCTCGCGTCGCCGCCGACCGTGGACGTCTCGGTCTCGCGCCGCATGGGTCTGTTCGTGGTCGGCCGTCTCTCGCAGCGCCACGGCATCCGCATCCAGCTCCGCCCGTCCGACTCCGGTGGTACGACCGCGCTGGTCATGCTCCCCGTCGACGTCGCCCAGGGCGGCAAGAAGATGCCGGGCAAGCCCGGTGCGCCCGGCGCGACCGGCGGTCCCGCCGCGGCTCAGGCCGCCGCCGGTGCCGCTGCCGCGCGACGCGGCGTCGGTCCCGGTGGCAACGGCGGTCCCGGCCAGGGCGGTGGCCCCGGTCGCGGTGGTCCCGCGCTCGGCGGCGGGCCCGGTGGCGGTGGCCAGGGCGGTCCCGGGCTGCTCGGTGCGGGTGCGCCGCGCCAGCAGGTCGCGGGCACGGGTCCGCGCGCCGCGCTGCCCTCCCGCGACACCGGACAGCAGCGTCCGCAGGGCGGCCCGCAGGCCGGCGCTCCGCAGGCCAGTGGCCCGCAGAGCGGTCAGCCGATGGCGCCGCAGGGCAACCAGCCGATGGGCGGCCGGGGCAACCAGCCGCAGGCCGGACCGCCCCAGGGTGGCCGTGGCGGCAACGCGCCGCAGCCTCCGGTGCCCCAGCAGCGTACGAACGCCATGAACCCGCCGTCGGACTCCGGCGACCAGGGCCGCAGGCCCCAGCTGCCGCCCCGCGGCGGTCCGCGCGCCGAGCTGCCCGGGGGCAACCCGCAGCCGCGCGTGCCCAGCTGGAGCGACGAGAACGCGCAGCCGCAGGTGTCGCGCGAGCCCTTCGACACCCCCCGGGGTCACGAGGAGCACGAGACCAGCGGTCAGTTCCCGCAGCCGACGGCCGCCCCGGACGACCGGCAGGGCCCCGGCTCCACCGCGGAGTTCGCCCGCCCGGACTTCGACGGTCCGCCGCCCGGCACCTCCGCGCCGCAGGACACGGGCTCGACCGGCCAGTTCGTCCGCTCGGACGTCTTCGGCGGCTCGGGCGCGCCCCGGCGCAACCAGCAGCCCGGCCGTCCGACTCCGCCGCAGCACCAGAACCAGCAGCAGCAGCAGGACCAGGGCAACGGCTTCGCGCAGCAGCAACAGCAACAACAGCAGCAACAGCAGCAGGGCGGTCGGGAGAACCCCGACTACACCGTGCCGCGTCCGCCGGCCGCCCGCCGCGGCCAGGGCGACCCCAACCAGGGCCTCCCGCAGCAGCCGGGCCGACAGGACCAGCTGAACCAGCAGCAGAACCCGCTGAATCAGCAGAACGAGCAGGCCCAGCAGCAGAACCCGCTGGGTCAGCACGAAGACCCGCTGAACCCGCAGCAGCCCCTGCCGCCGGGCGGCCCCGGTGACGGGCGTACGCCGCTGTTCGACACGCTGGAGACCAACTGGTTCCAGCAGCAGCAGAACCAGCAGAACCAGCACGCGGCGCAGCAGCAGCCCGCACCGCAGGAGCCGCAGGAGCACCAGAACCGGCGGCCCGCGCAGCAGGAGCAGCCGGGCGGCCCGTCCCGCGAGGGCGGTCCGCGCCAGGCTCCCGAGCCCGCGCGCCATCAGGCCCCCGAGCCGCCGCAGCGTCCGCTCCCCTCGCGCCCCCAGCGCCAGGACCCGGCCGCCGCTCCGGCGGAGCCGGGCGGTACCGATGGCGCGGGCATGCCCGGCGGCTGGCGCTCCTCCCCCAACGACGAGCTCGGCCGACAGGCCGAGCGCGTCCGGCAGCCGTCCGCGGGCGGCGTCACCACATCCGGACTGCCGCGTCGCGTCCCGCGCGCCAACCTGGTCGCGGGCACGGCCCAGCAGCAGCAGGAAAGCACAGGTCCGCAGGTCTCGCGTGCGCCCGAAGAGGTACGCGGCCGGCTGACGAATCTCCGTCGGGGCATCCAGCAGGGTCGCCAGGCCGGTACCGGCCAGACCGGCAGTTTCCCCACTCACCAGCAGGAGCGTTAG
- a CDS encoding fumarylacetoacetate hydrolase family protein produces MRIARFSIDGNVAFGAVEGESPPGTTDGLVLDIIKGIPFADFELSGTKVPLSKVRLLPPVLPNKVVGIGRNYAEHAAELGNEVPDVPVAFFKPSTSVAGPGDAIVYPSFSQEVHHEAELAVVIGRMCREVPRERARDVILGYTCANDVTARDVQKRENQWARAKGFDTSCPLGPWVETDLDPSDLTIQCTVNGEQRQLGRTTEMVRSVEDLIVHISEAMTLLPGDVILTGTPAGVGPLNVGDEVAVTIEGIGTLTNRVIKRG; encoded by the coding sequence GTGCGCATCGCCAGGTTCTCCATCGACGGCAACGTCGCCTTCGGCGCGGTCGAGGGCGAAAGCCCCCCCGGAACGACCGACGGTCTTGTCCTCGACATCATCAAGGGCATCCCGTTCGCGGACTTCGAGCTCTCCGGCACGAAGGTCCCGCTGAGCAAGGTCAGGCTGCTGCCGCCGGTGCTCCCCAACAAGGTCGTCGGCATCGGCCGCAACTACGCGGAGCACGCGGCGGAGCTCGGCAACGAGGTCCCCGACGTCCCGGTCGCCTTCTTCAAGCCGTCCACCTCCGTGGCGGGCCCCGGCGACGCCATCGTGTACCCCTCCTTCTCGCAGGAGGTGCACCACGAGGCCGAGCTCGCCGTCGTCATCGGCCGCATGTGCCGCGAGGTCCCGCGCGAACGCGCCCGTGACGTCATCCTCGGCTACACCTGCGCCAACGACGTCACCGCGCGTGACGTCCAGAAGCGCGAGAACCAGTGGGCCAGGGCCAAGGGCTTCGACACCTCCTGCCCGCTCGGCCCCTGGGTGGAGACCGACCTCGACCCGTCCGACCTCACCATCCAGTGCACGGTCAACGGCGAACAGCGCCAGCTCGGACGGACGACCGAGATGGTCCGCTCCGTCGAGGACCTCATCGTGCACATCTCCGAGGCCATGACGCTGCTCCCCGGCGACGTCATCCTCACGGGCACCCCGGCAGGGGTCGGCCCGCTCAACGTCGGCGACGAGGTCGCCGTCACCATCGAAGGCATCGGCACTCTCACCAACAGGGTGATCAAGCGTGGCTAA
- the gltX gene encoding glutamate--tRNA ligase has product MANATPVRVRFCPSPTGNPHVGLVRTALFNWAYARHNEGTLVFRIEDTDAARDSEESYEQLLDSMRWLGFDWDEGPEVGGPHAPYRQSQRMDIYKDVAAKLIDGGYAYPCYCTTEELDARREAARAAGKPSGYDGHCRDLTAEQIEAYEAEGRKHIIRFRMPDEATTFTDLVRGEITVQAENVTDYGIVRANGAPLYTLVNPVDDALMEITHVLRGEDLLSSTPRQIALYKALIELGVAKAIPEFGHLPYVMGEGNKKLSKRDPQASLNLYRERGFLPEGLLNYLSLLGWSFSADQDVFSIPDMVAKFDLADVNANPARFDLKKAEAINADHIRMLDVKTFAEACEPWLKAPHANWAPEEFDEAAWQAIAPHAQTRLKVLSEITDNVDFLFRAEPVFDEPSWTKAMKEGSDALLRTARAKLDAADWTSPESLKEAVLAAGEEHGLKLGKAQAPVRVAVTGRTIGLPLFESLEILGKEKALTRIDAALAKLTA; this is encoded by the coding sequence GTGGCTAACGCGACCCCCGTACGCGTACGGTTCTGTCCCTCGCCGACCGGCAACCCCCACGTGGGCCTGGTCCGCACCGCCCTCTTCAACTGGGCCTACGCCCGGCACAACGAGGGCACCCTGGTCTTCCGCATCGAGGACACCGACGCTGCACGCGACTCCGAGGAGTCGTACGAGCAGCTGCTCGACTCGATGCGCTGGCTGGGCTTCGACTGGGACGAGGGCCCCGAGGTCGGCGGCCCGCACGCGCCGTACCGCCAGTCGCAGCGCATGGACATCTACAAGGACGTCGCCGCCAAGCTCATCGACGGTGGCTACGCCTACCCCTGCTACTGCACCACCGAGGAGCTGGACGCCCGCCGCGAGGCCGCCCGCGCCGCCGGCAAGCCGTCCGGGTACGACGGGCACTGCCGCGACCTCACCGCCGAGCAGATCGAGGCGTACGAGGCCGAGGGCCGCAAGCACATCATCCGCTTCCGGATGCCCGACGAGGCCACGACCTTCACCGACCTGGTCCGCGGCGAGATCACCGTCCAGGCGGAGAACGTCACCGACTACGGCATCGTCCGCGCGAACGGCGCCCCGCTCTACACCCTCGTCAACCCGGTCGACGACGCGCTGATGGAGATCACCCACGTCCTGCGCGGCGAGGACCTGCTCTCCTCCACGCCCCGCCAGATCGCCCTCTACAAGGCGCTCATCGAGCTCGGCGTCGCCAAGGCGATCCCCGAGTTCGGCCACCTCCCGTACGTCATGGGCGAGGGCAACAAGAAGCTCAGCAAGCGCGACCCCCAGGCCTCGCTCAACCTCTACCGCGAGCGCGGCTTCCTCCCCGAGGGCCTTCTGAACTACCTGTCCCTCCTGGGCTGGTCGTTCTCGGCGGACCAGGACGTCTTCTCGATCCCCGACATGGTCGCCAAGTTCGACCTCGCGGACGTGAACGCGAACCCGGCCCGCTTCGACCTGAAGAAGGCCGAGGCGATCAACGCCGACCACATCCGCATGCTGGACGTGAAGACCTTCGCCGAGGCCTGCGAGCCGTGGCTGAAGGCCCCGCACGCCAACTGGGCGCCCGAGGAGTTCGACGAGGCCGCCTGGCAGGCCATCGCGCCGCACGCGCAGACCCGCCTCAAGGTCCTCTCCGAGATCACGGACAACGTCGACTTCCTGTTCCGCGCGGAGCCGGTCTTCGACGAGCCGTCCTGGACGAAGGCGATGAAGGAGGGCTCCGACGCGCTCCTGCGCACGGCCCGCGCCAAGCTGGACGCGGCCGACTGGACCTCCCCCGAGTCCCTCAAGGAGGCCGTCCTGGCCGCCGGCGAGGAGCACGGCCTCAAGCTCGGCAAGGCCCAGGCCCCGGTCCGCGTGGCCGTCACCGGCCGCACCATCGGCCTGCCGCTCTTCGAGTCCCTGGAGATCCTGGGCAAGGAGAAGGCACTCACCCGCATCGACGCGGCCCTGGCCAAGCTGACCGCGTAA